A section of the Oryza sativa Japonica Group chromosome 1, ASM3414082v1 genome encodes:
- the LOC4325008 gene encoding uncharacterized protein At5g08430 isoform X3, whose translation MGRRSKQKVEDMAEELCFVCKDGGDIRVCDFKNCLKGYHPHCVGKEESFLDSAEQFICELHKCVSCKRNSEYHCLCCPSSSVCGECLGKVEFAQFRKQSQTKGLCNNCLKLALFVEKNSEANSDGETVEFRYTENYLVLFKDYWETIKDNEGLALIDLQQANICLRTSLSCKQGRDSEKPPDEDYRADKNSLSVNDGAEQPFPVDVKVQPSEAKMSLKRKKSNKKTYVGWGSKELIEFLSCIGKDTTKPLDEFILTGVVKEYIQQKNLFKDRKRKSVICDDKLHSLFRKRKVKSNMILNLLEIHLAANAASEDDFLDDSEDDEGRIMRKRPCNTLKAAETSERDPKRNKKCFAALNHNNLKLIYLRRTLIMNLMGQDTFEQKVVGSLVRVKNDDNHYSYQMPKKHYQLGLVTGIRKSPQEYKIKDKRTDILLCVSNLWDDIKISMLSEEDIEEDECNDLLLLAKKGLFKRPTVADLEEKAASIHVDIVNHWIDRELMRLEKEIERAHEKGWRQELHELFNKKRLLSTQDERQRRLAEVPEAIPDTEESKRDEFGVAASNHLEENKGATGHVPNSVKVLMEDSRGATGHIADSVKVLMEGLPGGATARVADVFNVDMAKSQDASGQVTDYLEVVEEETPEDASGQVADILDVVEEEPPEDASGQVASILEVVEEETPEAPGKDLCNGGIPGSGLQNKMHNAQDGGTAQGSDMCNGGNTSRRLNDRKSVIVIDSDSDEDEDPHPEQHEPERAAPRAAMDVVMAPTHGAPVAMNGTSAPTLPCAKRGKNGTTAPKGRVPAIAALHALQSMNAPGEHEYIWNYADPQGKVQGPFTMEHMRNWHRNRFFPPDFRVWRLGQTQNDSVLLTEAMGLKFSS comes from the exons atggggaggaggagcaagCAGAAGGTGGAGGATATGGCCGAGGAGCTCTGCTTCGtctgcaaggacggcggcgacatCCGCGTTTGCGACTTCAA GAACTGCCTCAAGGGTTATCATCCACACTGTGTGGGGAAGGAGGAAAGCTTCCTTGATTCTGCCGAACAGTTCATTTGTG AATTGCACAAATGTGTTAGCTGCAAAAGGAATTCAGAATATCATTGTTTGTGTTGTCCAAGTTCCTCTGTATGCGGTGAATGCCTTGGAAAAGTTGAATTTGCACAATTTAGGAAGCAGAGCCAGACCAAAGGATTATGCAATAACTGTTTAAAGTTGGCATTGTTTGTTGAGAAGAACTCTGAAGCTAATTCTGATGGG GAAACAGTTGAATTCAGATATACGGAGAACTATCTTGTTCTGTTTAAAGACTACTGGGAAACTATTAAAGACAATGAAGGCTTGGCATTGATTGATTTGCAGCAAGCCAATATTTGTCTTAGAACAAGCTTAAGCTGTAAACAAGGAAGGGATTCAGAGAAACCCCCAGATGAAGATTACAGGGCAGATAAGAATTCATTGAGTGTTAATGATGGCGCTGAACAACCATTCCCGGTTGATGTAAAGGTCCAACCAAGTGAAGCAAAAATGTCACTGAAGAGAAAGAAGTCAAACAAGAAAACATATGTCGGTTGGGGTTCAAAAGAGCTAATTGAATTCCTGTCATGTATTGGCAAGGATACAACTAAACCTCTTGATGAATTTATACTTACTGGAGTTGTTAAGGAGTACATCCAGCAGAAGAATCTATTCAAGGACAGGAAAAGAAAATCTGTCATTTGTGATGATAAGCTTCATTCTTTGTTCAGGAAAAGAAAAGTGAAGTCAAATATGATTCTTAACTTGCTGGAAATACATCTTGCGGCAAATGCTGCTTCAGAGGATGATTTTCTCGATGATTCTGAGGATGATGAAGGCCGAATTATGAGAAAAAGGCCTTGTAATACTTTAAAGGCGGCAGAGACTTCTGAGAGGGATCCAAAGAGAAACAAGAAATGCTTTGCAGCTCTTAATCACAATAACTTAAAGTTAATTTATTTGAGAAGAACTCTAATTATGAATCTTATGGGCCAAGACACATTTGAACAGAAAGTTGTTGGAAGTTTGGTTAGAGTCAAGAATGATGACAATCATTATAGTTATCAGATGCCTAAAAAACACTACCAGCTTGGCCTAGTAACAG GCATTAGGAAATCTCCACAAGAATACAAGATAAAGGACAAACGTACAGATATTCTTTTATGTGTTTCCAATCTGTGGGATGACATCAAGATCTCCATGTTGTCTGAAGAGGACATAGAGGAG GACGAGTGTAATGATCTCCTTCTGTTGGCTAAAAAAGGACTCTTCAAAAGACCTACTGTT GCTGATTTAGAAGAGAAAGCTGCAAGTATACATGTGGACATCGTGAATCAT TGGATTGATAGAGAACTTATGAGACTGGAAAAGGAGATCGAAAGAGCACATGAGAAGGGTTGGCGCCAAGAAT TGCATGaactatttaataaaaaaagactTCTAAGCACACAAGACGAAAGACAACGTCGTCTTGCAGAGGTCCCAGAAGCTATTCCAGATACAGAAGAGAGTAAAAGGGATGAATTTGGAGTTGCTGCAAGCAACCATCTTGAAGAAAACAAAG GTGCAACAGGGCATGTACCTAATTCTGTGAAAGTTCTAATGGAGGATTCACGAG GTGCAACAGGGCATATAGCTGATTCTGTGAAAGTACTTATGGAGGGTTTACCAGGAG GTGCAACAGCACGAGTAGCTGATGTTTTCAATGTTGATATGGCTAAATCACAAG ATGCATCAGGGCAAGTAACTGATTACTTGGAGGTTGTTGAAGAGGAAACTCCAGAAG ATGCATCAGGACAAGTAGCTGATATCTTGGACGTTGTTGAAGAGGAACCTCCAGAAG ATGCATCAGGACAAGTAGCTAGTATCTTGGAGGTTGTTGAAGAGGAAACTCCAGAAG CACCTGGTAAAGACCTTTGTAATGGTGGCATTCCTGGGTCTGGACTACAAAACAAAATGCACAATGCTCAAG ATGGTGGCACGGCTCAAGGCAGCGATATGTGCAATGGCGGAAATACCTCAAGGCGTCTCAATGATCGCAAGAGTGTTATCGTTATCGACTCAGACAGCGATGAAGACGAGGATCCTCACCCAGAGCAACATGAACCAGAACGTGCTGCTCCTCGGGCAGCCATGGACGTGGTCATGGCTCCCACTCATGGTGCTCCGGTAGCCATGAATGGGACTAGTGCTCCCACTCTTCCTTGTGCTAAGAGAGGCAAGAACGGGACTACCGCGCCTAAAGGCCGTGTTCCGGCTATCGCTGCACTTCACGCACTGCAATCCATGAATGCGCCAGGTGAGCATGAATACATATGGAATTACGCGGATCCTCAGGGGAAAGTGCAAGGGCCATTCACAATGGAGCATATGCGGAACTGGCACCGGAATCGTTTCTTCCCTCCGGACTTCAGGGTGTGGAGATTAGGCCAGACACAGAATGATTCCGTCCTGCTAACAGAGGCCATGGGCCTGAAATTTTCTTCTTGA
- the LOC4325008 gene encoding uncharacterized protein At5g08430 isoform X1, with amino-acid sequence MGRRSKQKVEDMAEELCFVCKDGGDIRVCDFKNCLKGYHPHCVGKEESFLDSAEQFICELHKCVSCKRNSEYHCLCCPSSSVCGECLGKVEFAQFRKQSQTKGLCNNCLKLALFVEKNSEANSDGETVEFRYTENYLVLFKDYWETIKDNEGLALIDLQQANICLRTSLSCKQGRDSEKPPDEDYRADKNSLSVNDGAEQPFPVDVKVQPSEAKMSLKRKKSNKKTYVGWGSKELIEFLSCIGKDTTKPLDEFILTGVVKEYIQQKNLFKDRKRKSVICDDKLHSLFRKRKVKSNMILNLLEIHLAANAASEDDFLDDSEDDEGRIMRKRPCNTLKAAETSERDPKRNKKCFAALNHNNLKLIYLRRTLIMNLMGQDTFEQKVVGSLVRVKNDDNHYSYQMPKKHYQLGLVTGIRKSPQEYKIKDKRTDILLCVSNLWDDIKISMLSEEDIEEDECNDLLLLAKKGLFKRPTVADLEEKAASIHVDIVNHWIDRELMRLEKEIERAHEKGWRQELHELFNKKRLLSTQDERQRRLAEVPEAIPDTEESKRDEFGVAASNHLEENKGATGHVPNSVKVLMEDSRGATGHIADSVKVLMEGLPGGATARVADVFNVDMAKSQDASGQVTDYLEVVEEETPEDASGQVADILDVVEEEPPEDASGQVADILELVEEETSEDASGQVASILEVVEEETPEAPGKDLCNGGIPGSGLQNKMHNAQDGGTAQGSDMCNGGNTSRRLNDRKSVIVIDSDSDEDEDPHPEQHEPERAAPRAAMDVVMAPTHGAPVAMNGTSAPTLPCAKRGKNGTTAPKGRVPAIAALHALQSMNAPGEHEYIWNYADPQGKVQGPFTMEHMRNWHRNRFFPPDFRVWRLGQTQNDSVLLTEAMGLKFSS; translated from the exons atggggaggaggagcaagCAGAAGGTGGAGGATATGGCCGAGGAGCTCTGCTTCGtctgcaaggacggcggcgacatCCGCGTTTGCGACTTCAA GAACTGCCTCAAGGGTTATCATCCACACTGTGTGGGGAAGGAGGAAAGCTTCCTTGATTCTGCCGAACAGTTCATTTGTG AATTGCACAAATGTGTTAGCTGCAAAAGGAATTCAGAATATCATTGTTTGTGTTGTCCAAGTTCCTCTGTATGCGGTGAATGCCTTGGAAAAGTTGAATTTGCACAATTTAGGAAGCAGAGCCAGACCAAAGGATTATGCAATAACTGTTTAAAGTTGGCATTGTTTGTTGAGAAGAACTCTGAAGCTAATTCTGATGGG GAAACAGTTGAATTCAGATATACGGAGAACTATCTTGTTCTGTTTAAAGACTACTGGGAAACTATTAAAGACAATGAAGGCTTGGCATTGATTGATTTGCAGCAAGCCAATATTTGTCTTAGAACAAGCTTAAGCTGTAAACAAGGAAGGGATTCAGAGAAACCCCCAGATGAAGATTACAGGGCAGATAAGAATTCATTGAGTGTTAATGATGGCGCTGAACAACCATTCCCGGTTGATGTAAAGGTCCAACCAAGTGAAGCAAAAATGTCACTGAAGAGAAAGAAGTCAAACAAGAAAACATATGTCGGTTGGGGTTCAAAAGAGCTAATTGAATTCCTGTCATGTATTGGCAAGGATACAACTAAACCTCTTGATGAATTTATACTTACTGGAGTTGTTAAGGAGTACATCCAGCAGAAGAATCTATTCAAGGACAGGAAAAGAAAATCTGTCATTTGTGATGATAAGCTTCATTCTTTGTTCAGGAAAAGAAAAGTGAAGTCAAATATGATTCTTAACTTGCTGGAAATACATCTTGCGGCAAATGCTGCTTCAGAGGATGATTTTCTCGATGATTCTGAGGATGATGAAGGCCGAATTATGAGAAAAAGGCCTTGTAATACTTTAAAGGCGGCAGAGACTTCTGAGAGGGATCCAAAGAGAAACAAGAAATGCTTTGCAGCTCTTAATCACAATAACTTAAAGTTAATTTATTTGAGAAGAACTCTAATTATGAATCTTATGGGCCAAGACACATTTGAACAGAAAGTTGTTGGAAGTTTGGTTAGAGTCAAGAATGATGACAATCATTATAGTTATCAGATGCCTAAAAAACACTACCAGCTTGGCCTAGTAACAG GCATTAGGAAATCTCCACAAGAATACAAGATAAAGGACAAACGTACAGATATTCTTTTATGTGTTTCCAATCTGTGGGATGACATCAAGATCTCCATGTTGTCTGAAGAGGACATAGAGGAG GACGAGTGTAATGATCTCCTTCTGTTGGCTAAAAAAGGACTCTTCAAAAGACCTACTGTT GCTGATTTAGAAGAGAAAGCTGCAAGTATACATGTGGACATCGTGAATCAT TGGATTGATAGAGAACTTATGAGACTGGAAAAGGAGATCGAAAGAGCACATGAGAAGGGTTGGCGCCAAGAAT TGCATGaactatttaataaaaaaagactTCTAAGCACACAAGACGAAAGACAACGTCGTCTTGCAGAGGTCCCAGAAGCTATTCCAGATACAGAAGAGAGTAAAAGGGATGAATTTGGAGTTGCTGCAAGCAACCATCTTGAAGAAAACAAAG GTGCAACAGGGCATGTACCTAATTCTGTGAAAGTTCTAATGGAGGATTCACGAG GTGCAACAGGGCATATAGCTGATTCTGTGAAAGTACTTATGGAGGGTTTACCAGGAG GTGCAACAGCACGAGTAGCTGATGTTTTCAATGTTGATATGGCTAAATCACAAG ATGCATCAGGGCAAGTAACTGATTACTTGGAGGTTGTTGAAGAGGAAACTCCAGAAG ATGCATCAGGACAAGTAGCTGATATCTTGGACGTTGTTGAAGAGGAACCTCCAGAAG ATGCATCAGGACAAGTAGCTGATATCTTGGAGCTTGTTGAAGAGGAAACTTCAGAAG ATGCATCAGGACAAGTAGCTAGTATCTTGGAGGTTGTTGAAGAGGAAACTCCAGAAG CACCTGGTAAAGACCTTTGTAATGGTGGCATTCCTGGGTCTGGACTACAAAACAAAATGCACAATGCTCAAG ATGGTGGCACGGCTCAAGGCAGCGATATGTGCAATGGCGGAAATACCTCAAGGCGTCTCAATGATCGCAAGAGTGTTATCGTTATCGACTCAGACAGCGATGAAGACGAGGATCCTCACCCAGAGCAACATGAACCAGAACGTGCTGCTCCTCGGGCAGCCATGGACGTGGTCATGGCTCCCACTCATGGTGCTCCGGTAGCCATGAATGGGACTAGTGCTCCCACTCTTCCTTGTGCTAAGAGAGGCAAGAACGGGACTACCGCGCCTAAAGGCCGTGTTCCGGCTATCGCTGCACTTCACGCACTGCAATCCATGAATGCGCCAGGTGAGCATGAATACATATGGAATTACGCGGATCCTCAGGGGAAAGTGCAAGGGCCATTCACAATGGAGCATATGCGGAACTGGCACCGGAATCGTTTCTTCCCTCCGGACTTCAGGGTGTGGAGATTAGGCCAGACACAGAATGATTCCGTCCTGCTAACAGAGGCCATGGGCCTGAAATTTTCTTCTTGA